A genomic region of Luteibacter aegosomatissinici contains the following coding sequences:
- a CDS encoding GGDEF domain-containing protein, whose amino-acid sequence MSLRRFRRWLPAAALATLALYAGDGRAQLHPGENAAATLTVADATKTSDHPAFVATLSRLAPSRGQMSPAEQMHLAYLEAWQLAYAGDHAKATPALARIADQAPDKVLRLRATATLVNILGVGRHYQDAFVRLDAMVAALPGVEDDHARYQALAEAAQLLIMAGQYDLARDYAARAIAIADTPSSICKSNAIDVHALYRGGRIDGDDSRFTQWVAECEHAGELIAANELRADIADSAIRRGHPLTAISLLDHYYASVLHDAQPMQVSQYEALLARAQWQAGNTSLADRYALAAIHSSVPGEFSDPYVSATETAYLVAKKRGDWRSATLWLERHAEADKAHLDDVGARALAYQMVKQEVAASRTEADTLDKQNQILHLQREADKHDAETSRLYFLLSLMTTGGIVLWLIRTRRSQRRFMRLARHDSLTGISNRQHFVDQCTAALVEGSRIAEPIALVLFDLDHFKQINDTHGHAEGDWVLLRVAAECRDCLGDDDVFGRLGGEEFAVLLRNATKEQARERAERMRVAIGEPSGEHRTIVRATASFGVASTTTFGYDLDRLLMKADEAMYAAKAAGRDQVTVAT is encoded by the coding sequence GTGTCGCTGCGACGTTTCCGCCGGTGGCTGCCGGCGGCCGCTCTTGCCACACTGGCGCTGTATGCCGGTGACGGGCGCGCTCAGCTTCATCCTGGTGAAAACGCCGCGGCCACGCTCACGGTGGCCGACGCCACGAAGACCTCCGATCACCCGGCGTTCGTCGCCACGCTGTCGCGCCTTGCGCCGTCGCGCGGGCAGATGTCCCCCGCCGAGCAGATGCACCTGGCCTACCTGGAAGCCTGGCAACTGGCCTACGCGGGCGATCATGCGAAGGCCACCCCCGCGCTGGCACGCATTGCCGACCAGGCGCCCGACAAGGTCCTGCGCCTGCGTGCCACCGCCACGCTGGTGAACATCCTCGGCGTGGGCAGGCATTACCAGGACGCCTTCGTCCGCCTGGATGCCATGGTGGCCGCCCTCCCGGGCGTCGAGGATGACCATGCGCGCTACCAGGCGCTGGCCGAAGCAGCGCAGTTGCTGATCATGGCGGGCCAGTACGACCTGGCACGTGACTACGCGGCGCGCGCCATCGCCATCGCCGATACGCCATCGAGCATCTGCAAGAGCAACGCCATCGATGTGCATGCGCTGTACCGCGGTGGCCGGATCGACGGCGATGACAGCCGGTTCACCCAGTGGGTGGCCGAGTGCGAGCACGCAGGTGAGCTGATCGCCGCCAACGAGTTGCGTGCCGACATCGCCGACAGCGCCATCCGTCGCGGCCATCCGCTCACCGCGATTTCCCTGCTCGATCACTACTATGCATCGGTCCTGCACGATGCCCAGCCCATGCAGGTATCGCAGTACGAGGCGCTGCTTGCGCGCGCGCAATGGCAGGCCGGCAACACGTCACTCGCCGACCGCTACGCCCTCGCGGCTATACATTCATCCGTCCCCGGTGAATTTTCCGATCCATACGTATCGGCGACGGAGACGGCTTACCTGGTCGCGAAGAAGCGTGGCGACTGGCGCTCGGCCACGCTATGGCTCGAACGGCATGCCGAAGCCGACAAGGCGCACCTCGATGATGTCGGCGCACGCGCGCTGGCGTACCAGATGGTGAAGCAGGAGGTCGCGGCCAGCCGCACCGAAGCGGACACGCTGGACAAGCAAAACCAGATCCTCCACCTGCAACGGGAGGCGGATAAGCACGATGCCGAAACCAGCCGGCTCTATTTCCTGCTTTCACTCATGACCACGGGCGGTATCGTCCTGTGGCTGATCCGCACCCGGCGCTCACAGCGGCGGTTCATGCGCCTGGCGCGCCACGACAGCCTCACGGGCATCAGCAACCGGCAGCACTTCGTGGACCAGTGCACGGCAGCGCTCGTGGAGGGCTCACGCATTGCGGAGCCCATCGCACTCGTGCTTTTCGACCTGGATCATTTCAAGCAGATCAACGATACCCATGGCCATGCCGAAGGCGATTGGGTGCTGCTTCGCGTGGCGGCCGAGTGCCGGGATTGCCTGGGTGACGACGATGTCTTCGGTCGTCTCGGTGGCGAGGAGTTCGCCGTATTGCTGCGCAACGCCACGAAGGAACAAGCCCGCGAGCGCGCCGAGCGCATGCGCGTCGCCATCGGCGAACCTTCGGGTGAACATCGCACCATTGTTCGCGCCACGGCGAGCTTCGGCGTCGCGAGCACCACGACCTTCGGCTACGACCTTGACCGGTTGCTGATGAAGGCGGACGAAGCCATGTATGCGGCGAAGGCCGCAGGCCGCGACCAGGTCACCGTGGCAACCTGA
- a CDS encoding ATP-binding protein, with product MRRFFSSTIGQILAIVASASALTFCLFLLLLMLLYPHVPPAPPWPWQAAYRVEALVDTLRDVPARDYPAILAAPHAPLTEARLLVAPPVCDELSNATRELEDVLNEGLSPGMGPATVRVCSGAPEQTATQVLVRMGEQTLAMRTPSATPRQPHLTFPFVGAVLFMCVGVAAMSTWAVWRVIRPLRRLSDSADAFGRDMAVEPLAEEGPLEIQRAATAFNRMQERVTRALNDRTRMLAAVSHDLRTPLTRMQLVLQTAEPGPLHGRLLRDVGHMRVMVDSALAYLRDASDAEPREPVDVAALLQALCDDYADGGEDVAYEGVDEAVATCRPNAIQRAMANLIDNAVQYGTAVRATAETDGAFIRIAISNDGAVIPEDRLDDITEPFVRLDTARNDRPGSVGLGLSIVRDIVADHHGTLDIANRPDGDGVTVTVRLPR from the coding sequence ATGCGCCGCTTCTTCTCCTCCACCATTGGCCAGATCCTCGCGATCGTGGCGAGCGCATCGGCTCTCACGTTTTGCCTGTTCCTGTTACTGCTGATGCTGCTTTACCCGCATGTGCCGCCGGCACCGCCATGGCCCTGGCAGGCGGCGTACCGTGTCGAGGCACTGGTAGATACCTTGCGCGATGTCCCCGCGCGCGACTATCCCGCGATCCTCGCCGCGCCGCATGCCCCGCTCACCGAGGCGCGCCTGCTCGTGGCTCCACCGGTGTGCGATGAGCTGAGCAACGCGACGCGCGAACTGGAAGACGTGCTCAACGAAGGCCTTTCGCCAGGCATGGGTCCGGCGACCGTCCGCGTATGCAGCGGGGCACCGGAACAGACGGCCACGCAGGTGCTCGTGCGCATGGGCGAGCAGACCCTGGCCATGCGTACGCCCAGCGCGACGCCGCGGCAGCCGCACCTGACCTTTCCCTTCGTGGGCGCCGTACTTTTCATGTGTGTCGGTGTCGCGGCGATGTCGACCTGGGCCGTGTGGCGAGTCATCCGTCCGCTGCGCCGGCTTTCGGACAGCGCCGATGCCTTCGGCCGCGACATGGCCGTGGAGCCGTTGGCGGAGGAGGGGCCGCTGGAAATCCAGCGGGCGGCGACCGCCTTCAACCGCATGCAGGAGCGCGTGACCCGCGCGTTGAACGATCGCACTCGCATGCTCGCGGCGGTGAGCCATGACCTGCGGACTCCGTTGACCCGCATGCAGCTGGTACTGCAGACCGCCGAGCCGGGGCCGCTGCATGGCCGCCTGCTCCGCGATGTAGGGCATATGCGGGTGATGGTGGACTCGGCCCTGGCCTACCTGCGCGATGCCTCCGATGCCGAGCCGCGCGAACCGGTGGATGTAGCGGCCCTGCTGCAGGCGCTGTGCGATGACTATGCCGATGGCGGTGAAGACGTGGCGTACGAAGGCGTGGATGAGGCCGTGGCCACCTGCCGGCCCAATGCGATCCAGCGCGCCATGGCCAACCTGATCGACAATGCCGTGCAGTACGGCACGGCAGTGCGAGCGACGGCCGAAACCGATGGCGCGTTCATTCGCATCGCCATCAGCAACGATGGTGCGGTCATCCCGGAAGATCGGCTGGACGACATTACCGAGCCCTTCGTGCGGCTCGATACCGCACGCAACGATCGCCCTGGCAGTGTGGGCCTCGGTTTATCCATCGTCCGCGATATCGTGGCCGACCATCACGGCACCCTGGATATCGCCAACCGCCCCGATGGCGACGGTGTCACCGTGACCGTCAGGTTGCCACGGTGA
- a CDS encoding response regulator transcription factor, with amino-acid sequence MQAAHLLLVEDDAEIRGTLAEFLRGKGYVVDEAETGEQAMRQLEAPGFDLVLLDVMLPGMDGLEVCRRIRAKGGPRIIMLTALGEATDKVVGLEMGADDYVTKPFDLRELLARVRAMLRRPAGDAVPAGGVPAADNGDTVLRFAGFSFFPYRRFVRSAAGVRILLTGTETDLLLALCKHPRQVLSRDELIALTRGEAFPISARSVDLLVSRLRRKLATHDPLDNPIRTVRADGYVLHADVVQA; translated from the coding sequence GTGCAAGCAGCCCACCTCCTCCTTGTGGAAGACGATGCCGAGATTCGCGGCACGCTGGCGGAATTCCTGCGCGGCAAGGGTTACGTGGTGGATGAGGCCGAGACCGGTGAGCAGGCGATGCGGCAACTCGAGGCGCCTGGCTTCGACCTCGTGCTGCTCGATGTGATGTTGCCCGGCATGGATGGGCTCGAGGTGTGCCGGCGGATCCGCGCGAAGGGCGGCCCGCGCATCATCATGCTCACTGCGCTGGGCGAGGCCACCGACAAGGTCGTGGGGCTGGAGATGGGCGCGGACGATTACGTCACGAAGCCATTCGACCTGCGCGAACTGCTTGCCCGCGTACGCGCCATGTTGCGGCGTCCGGCTGGCGACGCCGTGCCGGCGGGTGGCGTGCCTGCGGCCGACAACGGCGACACGGTGCTGCGATTCGCGGGCTTCTCGTTCTTTCCCTACCGCCGATTCGTCCGTTCGGCGGCCGGCGTGCGCATACTGTTGACCGGCACCGAGACCGACCTGCTGCTCGCACTGTGCAAGCACCCGCGCCAGGTGTTGTCACGCGATGAGCTGATCGCGCTGACCCGCGGCGAAGCGTTTCCGATTTCGGCGCGTTCGGTGGACCTGCTGGTGAGCCGCCTGCGCCGCAAGCTGGCCACGCACGATCCGCTGGATAATCCCATCCGCACGGTGCGTGCGGATGGCTATGTGCTGCACGCCGACGTGGTCCAGGCGTGA
- a CDS encoding MdtA/MuxA family multidrug efflux RND transporter periplasmic adaptor subunit: MPTPAALPPAPARRPRRLWPWLLLVVAIVAAIIVWRVLGSAAEPRGMRQASTSVGVAKATVGDIPVTLNSLGTVTSLATATVKSQINGYLTDIPFKEGQVVKKGDVLAQVDPRPYEVALAQYQGQLQRDQALLENARLDYKRYQQLAAQDSTSKQTVDTALATVHQYEGTVRTDQAQVDSEKLNLTYARIVSPINGRVGLRQVDVGNYVTSSDTDGVAVVTQTDPISVVFTLPEDDLSQVLAPSDDGKARTVTAWDRTFSTQLSSGTLDTIDNQVDTSTGTVKLRAMFANPKGALFPNQFVNATLLVRTLQNVVTIPSTAVQTGSPGTFVYLLKDDHTVALRKVTLGPSANGNVAVTAGLAAGDTVVVDGADHLSDGAKVTVPGSGQATGRGKAHEKANATAAP, from the coding sequence ATGCCCACGCCTGCTGCACTACCGCCTGCCCCCGCCCGCCGCCCTCGCCGCCTTTGGCCCTGGCTGTTACTGGTCGTCGCGATCGTCGCCGCGATCATCGTGTGGCGCGTACTCGGTAGTGCCGCGGAGCCCAGGGGCATGCGCCAGGCCAGCACCTCCGTGGGCGTCGCCAAGGCCACGGTGGGGGATATCCCGGTCACGCTGAATTCGCTTGGCACGGTCACCTCGCTCGCGACGGCCACCGTGAAGTCGCAGATCAACGGCTATCTCACGGATATCCCGTTCAAGGAAGGCCAGGTCGTGAAGAAGGGCGACGTACTGGCCCAGGTCGATCCGCGGCCGTATGAAGTGGCGCTGGCGCAGTACCAGGGCCAGCTGCAGCGCGACCAGGCCCTGCTCGAGAACGCCCGACTCGACTACAAGCGCTACCAGCAGCTCGCGGCGCAGGACTCGACGTCGAAGCAGACCGTCGATACCGCGCTGGCGACCGTGCACCAGTACGAAGGCACGGTACGTACCGACCAGGCGCAGGTGGACAGCGAAAAGCTCAATCTCACCTATGCGCGCATTGTCTCGCCGATCAATGGCCGGGTAGGCCTGCGCCAGGTGGATGTGGGCAACTATGTGACCTCATCCGATACGGACGGTGTGGCGGTGGTGACGCAGACCGACCCCATCTCGGTCGTGTTCACGCTCCCGGAAGATGACCTGTCGCAGGTGCTGGCGCCAAGCGATGACGGGAAGGCCCGTACCGTGACCGCGTGGGACCGCACGTTTTCCACCCAGCTTTCCAGCGGCACGCTCGACACCATCGATAACCAGGTCGATACATCGACGGGCACCGTCAAGCTGCGCGCCATGTTCGCCAACCCCAAGGGGGCGCTGTTCCCCAACCAGTTCGTCAACGCGACCTTGCTCGTCCGCACGCTGCAGAACGTGGTGACGATCCCGAGCACGGCGGTACAGACCGGCTCGCCCGGCACCTTCGTCTACCTGTTGAAGGACGACCACACGGTCGCGCTGCGCAAGGTCACGCTGGGCCCCTCGGCCAATGGGAACGTCGCCGTGACGGCGGGCCTCGCCGCGGGCGACACGGTCGTCGTCGACGGCGCCGACCACCTGAGCGATGGGGCCAAGGTCACGGTGCCAGGCAGCGGGCAGGCCACCGGCAGGGGCAAGGCCCATGAGAAGGCCAACGCCACGGCCGCCCCATGA
- a CDS encoding efflux RND transporter permease subunit: MNPSRLFILRPVATTLLMAALLVVGIVAYRFLPLSALPSVEYATIQVQTFYPGASPDVMTSAVTAPLETQLGTMAGLKQMSSNSSSGASVVTLQFDMDVSLDLAEQEVQAAINAASNLLPSDLPAPPVYAKVNPADAPIMTLAITSPTMPLTQVQTLTDQRIAQKISQMAGVGLVTLSGGNKPAIRVQANIRAMSAYGLNIDDLRTTLDNINVNTPKGSVDGPSRAYTIDANDQIQDPNDYLDTVIAYKNGRPVHLRDVATVVQGAENEELGAWMNTTPAIILNVQRQSGANVIKVVDAIKASLPQWEASLPSSVHVAVLTDRTNTIRASVEDVEFELALAVGLVVMVIFLFLRNVRATIIPSLSVPLSLVGTFAAMYLWGFSLDNLSLMALTIATGFVVDDAIVVIENISRYIEQGMRPMEAALKGSGEIGFTIISLTISLLAVLIPLFFMSDVIGRLFFEFAVTLAVTIVISAVVSLTLVPMLCARLLRHHPAPQAVANAPAKKSWFDRIVGAYDRTLTIALDHMWVTLGVAIGSVLITAMLYLVVPKGFFPSQDTGVIQGITQANQSISYADMRKRQVALAEAVLKDPDVVRLSSFIGVDGTNATLNSGRFQINLKPKDERSAPIDDVIRRLQEETRDVTGITLYMQPVQDLTVDTQVSATQYQFILSNPTQSELSAWTPKLLAELRKSDVLTDVTADLKDNGLAATVQVDRASAARFGITLATIDNALYDNFGQRIVSTVFTQSSQMRVILQMDPAGNRGLKTLDSIYLPSSTSDSGQVPLSAIAKVVVDHKPIQVGHLAQFPATTVSFNLAPGASLGSAADAVREAQKAIALPDSFGLNFQGALDAFQSSLSNELWLVLAAVLVMYVVLGVLYESFIHPLTILSTLPSAGIGALLAMEVTGSDLDIIGIIGLVLLIGIVKKNAIMMIDFALSAERDEGLAPRDAIHQAALLRLRPILMTTMAALISAVPLALGTGSGSELRHPLGVAMIGGLLVSQLLTLFTTPAVYLALDLGARKLRERGYVLDPAEGGA, from the coding sequence ATGAATCCGTCCCGCCTGTTCATCCTCCGCCCGGTGGCGACGACGCTGCTGATGGCAGCCTTGCTGGTCGTTGGCATCGTCGCCTACCGCTTCCTGCCGCTATCGGCCCTGCCGTCGGTGGAATACGCCACCATCCAGGTGCAGACGTTTTACCCGGGCGCCAGCCCGGATGTGATGACCTCGGCCGTTACCGCGCCGCTGGAAACCCAGCTGGGTACGATGGCGGGCCTGAAGCAGATGTCATCGAACTCGTCGTCGGGTGCCTCGGTGGTCACGCTGCAATTCGACATGGACGTGTCGCTGGACCTGGCCGAGCAGGAGGTGCAGGCGGCGATCAACGCGGCCAGCAACCTGCTGCCCTCCGACCTGCCCGCCCCGCCGGTGTATGCCAAGGTGAACCCGGCGGATGCGCCGATCATGACCCTGGCGATCACCTCGCCCACCATGCCGCTGACCCAGGTGCAGACGCTGACCGACCAGCGCATCGCCCAGAAGATCTCGCAGATGGCCGGCGTGGGCCTCGTCACCCTAAGCGGCGGCAACAAGCCCGCCATCCGCGTGCAGGCGAACATCCGCGCCATGTCGGCATACGGGCTGAACATCGACGACCTGCGCACCACGCTGGATAACATCAACGTCAACACGCCGAAGGGTTCGGTGGATGGCCCATCGCGTGCCTACACCATCGATGCGAACGACCAGATCCAGGATCCGAACGATTACCTGGATACCGTGATCGCGTACAAGAACGGCCGCCCGGTGCATCTTCGTGACGTGGCGACCGTGGTACAGGGCGCCGAGAACGAGGAACTCGGGGCGTGGATGAACACCACGCCAGCCATCATCCTCAACGTGCAGCGCCAATCCGGCGCCAACGTGATCAAGGTCGTCGATGCGATCAAGGCCTCGCTGCCGCAGTGGGAAGCCAGCCTGCCTTCGTCGGTCCATGTCGCCGTGCTCACCGATCGCACCAACACGATCCGCGCCTCGGTCGAGGATGTGGAGTTCGAACTGGCGCTGGCCGTCGGCCTGGTCGTCATGGTGATCTTCCTGTTCCTGCGTAACGTACGCGCCACGATCATCCCCAGCCTTTCCGTGCCGTTGTCGCTGGTCGGCACGTTCGCCGCGATGTACCTGTGGGGCTTCAGCCTGGATAACCTGTCGCTGATGGCGCTCACCATCGCCACCGGCTTCGTCGTCGACGACGCGATCGTGGTGATCGAGAACATCAGCCGCTACATCGAACAGGGCATGCGGCCCATGGAGGCGGCGCTGAAGGGCTCGGGGGAGATCGGCTTCACGATCATCTCGCTGACCATATCGCTGCTGGCCGTGCTGATCCCGCTGTTCTTCATGAGCGATGTGATCGGCCGGTTGTTCTTCGAGTTCGCCGTCACGCTGGCCGTCACGATCGTCATCTCCGCGGTGGTCTCGCTAACCCTGGTGCCGATGCTCTGTGCACGCCTGCTTCGCCACCACCCCGCACCCCAGGCCGTTGCCAACGCGCCGGCCAAGAAGAGTTGGTTCGATCGTATCGTGGGCGCCTACGACCGCACGCTCACCATCGCGCTCGACCACATGTGGGTGACGCTGGGCGTGGCCATCGGTTCGGTGCTGATCACCGCCATGCTGTACCTGGTCGTGCCCAAGGGCTTTTTCCCCAGCCAGGATACGGGGGTGATCCAGGGCATCACCCAGGCGAACCAGTCCATTTCCTACGCCGACATGCGCAAGCGCCAGGTGGCGCTGGCCGAGGCGGTGCTGAAGGACCCGGACGTGGTGAGACTCTCGTCATTCATTGGCGTGGACGGCACCAACGCCACGCTCAATTCCGGCCGCTTCCAGATCAACCTGAAGCCCAAGGATGAGCGCAGCGCGCCTATCGACGATGTGATCCGCCGCTTGCAGGAAGAGACCCGTGATGTCACCGGCATCACCCTGTACATGCAGCCCGTTCAGGATCTCACTGTCGATACCCAGGTGAGCGCGACGCAGTACCAGTTCATTCTTTCCAACCCGACCCAGTCCGAGTTGTCCGCATGGACGCCGAAGCTCCTTGCCGAGCTGCGCAAGTCCGATGTGCTGACCGATGTCACCGCCGACCTGAAAGACAACGGCCTCGCCGCGACCGTGCAGGTGGACCGGGCCAGCGCCGCGCGTTTTGGCATCACACTGGCGACGATCGATAACGCGCTGTACGACAACTTCGGCCAGCGCATCGTCAGCACGGTATTCACCCAGTCGAGCCAGATGCGCGTGATCCTGCAGATGGACCCGGCGGGCAACCGCGGCCTGAAGACGCTGGATTCGATCTACCTTCCGTCGTCGACATCCGACAGTGGCCAGGTGCCTTTGTCGGCCATCGCCAAGGTCGTGGTCGATCACAAACCGATACAGGTAGGCCACCTCGCTCAGTTCCCGGCCACCACCGTGTCGTTCAATCTCGCACCGGGCGCATCGCTGGGCAGCGCCGCGGATGCGGTGCGTGAGGCGCAGAAGGCCATTGCGCTGCCGGATAGCTTTGGCCTGAACTTCCAGGGCGCACTGGATGCGTTCCAGTCGTCGCTCTCCAACGAGCTTTGGCTGGTACTGGCCGCCGTACTGGTGATGTACGTGGTGCTTGGCGTGCTCTACGAGAGCTTCATCCACCCGCTCACCATCCTCTCCACCTTGCCTTCCGCCGGCATCGGTGCCCTGCTCGCCATGGAGGTGACCGGTTCCGATCTGGACATCATCGGGATCATCGGCCTGGTGCTGCTGATCGGCATCGTGAAGAAAAACGCGATCATGATGATCGACTTCGCGTTGAGCGCCGAGCGCGACGAAGGCCTCGCACCCCGTGACGCGATCCACCAGGCGGCCCTGCTCCGCTTGCGCCCCATCCTGATGACCACCATGGCGGCGCTGATCTCCGCCGTGCCGCTCGCGCTGGGAACGGGTAGCGGCTCCGAGCTTCGCCATCCGCTGGGCGTCGCCATGATCGGCGGCTTGCTGGTGAGCCAGTTGCTCACGCTGTTCACCACGCCGGCCGTGTACCTCGCGCTGGACCTGGGCGCACGCAAGCTGCGTGAGCGCGGCTACGTGCTCGATCCGGCCGAGGGCGGCGCATGA